The proteins below are encoded in one region of Labeo rohita strain BAU-BD-2019 chromosome 15, IGBB_LRoh.1.0, whole genome shotgun sequence:
- the rnf183 gene encoding E3 ubiquitin-protein ligase RNF183 — MSDGKKEPNVKPKLDSKGSFNLGASEQRQKPLRRSRSNDTENRRRQNSRSRERERKESGRQPRGRSEEGRRRNRVSETGHHKTEQPRDDLQDTECIVCFCSFDNVFKAPKLLSCGHTFCLECLARINVNSPELKTLSCPICRELTEIRHGRDLPQLGNNEDIFRKLPAEMQRALSVRFKRSKGKLILKNPPPNSSLRTTLNLPVLKKKQEQAGNALGVMEEGLGQATMIDVGRPPSRMRGRMRRIMYSNQCYYAVVIAIITITVALMLVGIFTFVVMPYMNRPFRPFPNQTSPDTLP; from the coding sequence ATGAGTGACGGCAAAAAAGAGCCCAATGTCAAGCCAAAGCTTGACAGCAAGGGTAGCTTCAACCTGGGAGCTTCAGAGCAACGCCAGAAGCCTCTTAGAAGAAGCCGCAGCAATGATACAGAAAACCGGCGTCGACAAAATAGCCGAAGTAGAGAACGGGAACGCAAAGAGAGTGGAAGGCAACCTCGGGGTCGCAGCGAGGAGGGAAGGAGACGAAACCGTGTCTCCGAAACTGGTCACCACAAAACCGAGCAACCCAGAGATGACCTGCAAGACACGGAGTGCATCGTGTGCTTCTGCAGCTTCGACAATGTCTTCAAAGCTCCCAAGTTGCTCTCCTGTGGACACACTTTCTGCTTAGAGTGCCTGGCACGGATCAACGTGAATTCTCCTGAGCTCAAGACGCTGTCTTGTCCGATCTGTCGGGAGCTGACGGAAATCAGACACGGACGAGATCTACCGCAGTTGGGAAATAACGAAGACATCTTCCGCAAGCTTCCGGCTGAGATGCAACGGGCGCTTTCCGTCCGATTTAAACGCAGCAAGGGCAAACTCATTCTCAAGAATCCGCCACCAAACAGCTCCCTTAGGACCACCTTAAATCTACCGGTGTTGAAGAAAAAACAAGAGCAGGCAGGTAACGCACTTGGAGTCATGGAGGAAGGTCTCGGCCAGGCCACTATGATCGACGTGGGAAGGCCGCCGAGCAGGATGAGGGGTCGCATGAGAAGGATAATGTATTCCAATCAGTGCTATTATGCTGTTGTTATAGCCATCATCACAATCACTGTGGCTTTAATGCTGGTGGGCATCTTCACCTTTGTGGTGATGCCCTATATGAACAGACCATTTAGACCATTCCCGAACCAAACTTCTCCAGATACATTGCCGTGA